The Acidimicrobiales bacterium genome has a segment encoding these proteins:
- a CDS encoding non-heme iron oxygenase ferredoxin subunit gives MGERVRLCATAEVPAGTARRFDVGEHRIALIRVGDAFYAIGDRCSHADYSLSEGEVFAEDLEIECWKHGSTFSLETGEPLCLPATQPVPVYEVEVEGDDVMVVLP, from the coding sequence ATGGGCGAGCGGGTCAGGCTGTGCGCGACCGCCGAGGTGCCGGCGGGCACGGCGCGACGCTTCGACGTCGGTGAGCACCGCATCGCCCTTATTCGTGTCGGCGACGCGTTCTATGCCATCGGCGACCGGTGCAGCCATGCCGACTACTCGCTGTCCGAGGGCGAGGTCTTCGCCGAAGATCTCGAGATCGAGTGTTGGAAGCACGGCAGCACGTTCTCGCTCGAGACCGGCGAGCCCCTCTGCCTGCCCGCCACCCAGCCCGTTCCCGTGTACGAGGTGGAGGTCGAGGGCGACGACGTGATGGTGGTCCTGCCGTGA
- the sufC gene encoding Fe-S cluster assembly ATPase SufC, producing the protein MRPAREVGPRAEPGANTGPGAELSITGLRAAVPEREILEGIDLRLRSGEVHAVMGPNGSGKSTLAHVLMGRPGYRVTAGGVTLDGVDLLALPTWKRAQAGLFLVPQYPTEVPGVSLEDALGEALTAAGRDRAEVGELVAAEAGRIGFDPRFLVRPLNVDLSGGEKKRNETVQLGVLRPRFAVLDEIDSGLDIDALRAVAGRIEAATTESDLGVLAITHYTRLLHVLRADAVHVMVRGQIVRSGGPELAEELEQTGYAPYGVDEPGAAVSGA; encoded by the coding sequence GTGAGGCCGGCCCGGGAGGTCGGCCCGAGGGCAGAGCCGGGCGCGAACACCGGCCCCGGCGCCGAGCTCTCGATCACCGGGTTGCGAGCTGCGGTCCCCGAGCGGGAGATCCTCGAGGGCATCGATCTCCGGCTCCGCAGCGGTGAGGTCCATGCGGTCATGGGGCCCAACGGGTCGGGGAAGAGCACGCTCGCCCATGTCCTGATGGGCCGGCCGGGCTACCGGGTCACCGCGGGTGGGGTGACCCTCGATGGTGTCGACCTCCTCGCCCTGCCCACCTGGAAGCGCGCACAGGCGGGATTGTTCCTCGTCCCCCAGTACCCGACGGAGGTCCCGGGCGTGAGCCTGGAGGACGCCCTGGGCGAGGCGCTCACCGCCGCCGGCCGGGATCGGGCCGAGGTGGGCGAGCTGGTCGCGGCGGAGGCCGGCCGCATCGGGTTCGACCCGAGGTTCCTCGTCCGACCCCTGAACGTCGACCTGTCGGGTGGCGAGAAGAAGCGCAACGAGACGGTGCAGCTCGGTGTGCTGCGACCGAGGTTCGCGGTGTTGGACGAGATCGACTCGGGCCTCGACATCGACGCCCTTCGGGCCGTGGCCGGGCGCATCGAGGCGGCCACGACCGAGTCCGACCTCGGGGTGCTGGCGATCACCCACTACACCCGGCTCCTCCACGTGCTCAGGGCCGACGCCGTCCACGTCATGGTCCGCGGGCAGATCGTTCGCAGCGGCGGACCGGAGCTGGCCGAGGAGCTCGAGCAGACCGGCTACGCCCCGTATGGGGTCGACGAGCCCGGAGCAGCCGTCTCCGGGGCCTGA